The window tcatgatggggcacaacgggcaacaacAGGTCCCGATGGAtctcattgactataatggggtccgtcgggcaccATTGTTTTTTAGCGGGAGAAAAAGGCTGCGCATGCATACATTTTTCTTCCGCTATTCTTCCCTCATTTTTTAAGGTCCGCTGACTGATGGGTCACTatagcagtgtgaaagaagccttaggatATACCACAGGACACCCTATAAAAGGCCTACAACTCCCACCTAGGGCCTTGTTGTGGCAGCTCTGGGTGGATGGGATTCTGAAAACAGCCAAGCAATTTTGTGCTGTGTTCACAACATCCTATGACGCTTATGGAAATTGCACATGGATATGTCAAACATGGAATTGGTGCAAGTCCCACCTGTCTTGAGACTGAGGTCCCCTTAGCCATGTCTGGGATAGTTTTTGGCAGTCATGAAGCTGAAAACAGCCAACAGGCTGTTTAAGGCAATATAAAGGCTGATGTCTGTATGACAACACAATCCAGGTTAAATATGGAtaagtaatattttttttgccatttttggtTTTGTATTATATTAGTCTTTGTTCCTTTATTATAAGTTGTCCATTTGTTATCtgaatttgtttgtttttgtaaaggattaaaggggtactctgctgctcagcgtttagaacaaactgttctgaacgcttgaGCCGGCATCGggaactcgtgatgtcatagccccgccccctcattgtgTCACActccggcccctcaatgcaagtctatgggtgggggcgtgacatccgccatgccccctcccgtagacttgcattgagtgggcggggcatgacatcacgaggtggCAGGGctttgatgtcacgagctcccggctccagtgttcggaacagtttgttccaaacgctgggcagcagagtacccctttaactattttttgCCATTATTACTAAAATACAgattgggaagaaaaaaaaacaacaacaaagaattAACTAAGATCAATCTTAAGTAAAAATCCAATTTCCTTTTAGATTCTGCCAATTTGCCACTGCGGCTACGGCCTGTGCACTGCATGTAGACACCTAAACTCTGTCTGGGCTACCATAGATTTCCACTATAGTTCATGCTAGTCACTGGCGTAATTTACAGTAAATCTGCTAGGCTGTGAAGGCCCTACCCCCTTTTTACAAAAAGCCCCATCAGCTTTTTTCATAATAACCAGGGTGGCATAAACCAGTCAAAAAGTCATTTTTAAGATCTCGCCTACATTCTTACATGCTACATACATTACAAAGTTGCATAAAAACTGTGTGTTAAGAGGAACTGAGAAAATATTTTCTctacaaaaaaatttttggggggattttattAACGCTTGACACCAAAAGACTAGGAcaaagttacaaattttggtgcaagcCTAatttctgctaaaaaaaaaaataaaaaaaaatgtttaaaatccaaaattgcaacttttcagtgttctgtgcaaaaaaaaatgattttttgacGCTACTTTACTGCTGCATATCATTGATGAATTCACCCCTCCACCTCCGTGTACTCTGTATAATCCTACTTTCCAGTCTCGGTTTGGTTGGATTGATGGAATGTAGTTCGCAGTAAAATTTTCGCAATTGTCTGTTTTCTTGGTAGGAAATAACTCAATTTCTGAGTACAAACAAATACGTGAGGACGGCATCGGTCTTCCATACTCATCTACCAGAGGGTCGAATTGGAAGCCACATCTACATGTATGAACGGCAAGTGACATAAAGTCCTTTGGACCAATGATGGATTGACGATCACATGGAGGGACCACTGAAAAGGAAGGTTATTACAAAGCTGTGACAGTGCCGTTCCTTCAAGACCATGACTGGTTTTAACCCATGGATTCACTGTGACTTAATCCAGCCGCATCTACAAGGAACGCAGAAATGACTCGAGCAGCTTAGAACAGgccttgtgtatatatgtataaataactTTACACACAACAAatgattttaaataaagtttttttctttttatttcagtcTCTATTATCTTACAAATAACTAAAGAATGTTTTTGAAGTGCAAGGAAGGTCCCAGAGAGCAGTAAGAActttaaaagaaatctgtcagtagtatcactCGCACTAaatctgttacacaggcttgtagtgcgggtgatgctgattaaaacggttCTCACATTGTGTAGATTCGCCCAGCCGTTCCTCCACAAATTGCCttgccttggggcatgggcggagctcccaTCCGAGCTTCGGCCACCCTGACGTCATCTTCGCCGGACGGCCGCTGCGGACAGTTCATCAGTATTCAtaaaccccctccctgctccttcaGCCGTGttatagtactgcgcatgcgccactTACTGTGTcctcccggaagcggcgttccccTCTGCTTCACAGCTGCAGACGTTGTTGCACAGTAAGCGGCGCATCTGCAGTACTATAACATGGccgaaggagcagggagggggtttaTGAATACTGATGAACCGGCCGCCCTGGGGAAGATGACGTCAGGGTGCCCAAAGCTCGgatcggagctccgcccatgccccaaggccctcatcAGCATAAATAGACAAACGCAATTTGTGGCGGATCGGCTGGGCGAATCTACACACTGTGAGtaccattttaatcagcatcacccgcagtacaagcctgtgtaacagattTAGTGCGGGTCATACTacggacagatttcctttaaagagtaACCAGTATTCCATTATAAAAGTGAACATTGCACAGGTAACAGCACAACAAATGTTGAACATGACTCCTTGTGATTTAGAGATCATGGATGACAGGGAATCATGCAAGCAAATGGAAAGTAATCTGTTTATTACGAAATCAAACATTAGCAAAGCCCAAACAGATTGCACAACAGAGAACACCAGACACATAGTACTAGGATAAGACGTCCGTGACTACAAGTCTTACATCAGCACTTACAGAGCCACACCGTGCTTATCCTGCCTCTAATCTTACAACTAtgcctttaagatttaaagggatcCATGCTGATCAATATTTTGGATCAAAGGGCAGTTGCCCTAATTCTATTTCAACATTTGCCATCTGTCTTCCATTGGCACGCCCATGCTTATTCCATTTACCTTCTCTCTTATATCGGGACTGATGCTTCTCTTCCTCCTTTCTGTGATTTTTATTCTCTGAGTTCTTGTAAGTTGTTCTTTCTGGTTTTCTAAGAGATAATAAAGTTATAATCAGGATCGGTTCACACTGATAAAATCATACACACTTTATTCTTCAATACATGTCATGCTATTCATGCTAAACTTTTGTAATGCACAAGTGTCTGCTTATTGAACACTAAATGGCGACCCAACGAGTCACATATAGCAgaattgctgcagattttaaacacctaaatttttttcccaattcaatttacagaaaatctgcagcagaaaatcagccacaaatctttaCAATTTAGTGCTGATTTTGTGCTGTGAAAACTTACAGCATTTTCACTGCTTATGGCTGTACTcttaagggcccatgcacactacagattTTTCAAGCTTCAAAATTTAGCTTggaaattctgatgcagcagtGTCTCATTGCTATGAATAGGAtgccgctgcacagtgcacactacagaatttgagTTGCAGAGCTTTTCTTTGGAGACAGGCAATGTCTATACGGtcctatgggtatgttcacactgcagaattccccgagcggagattccgtcaggCGACCGCTGCCGAAGAGGACTGCggggcactgcgccatcaccaaggacggctatgcagtactcgcagAATTCTacgtaaagaatgaacatgttctttctttgcgcagaacaatttcagtggcggaattgtccaccgctgaaattccacagtgtgaacaggtctcacaGAAGAGCCGTTCACACTGATGGGAATGTTCACTGTGTGGAATTCTGATCACGGAATACCatgggaattccgcagtgtgaacaaacCCCAACACTAGGGatcgtttttttttagggccgataccgataataggtggaggttagggccgatagccgataacttataccaatattccggtataagttatgggctatttatccccctgcgacaccgctgcagatcattgatttaaagcgggcgctttaaatcaatgcactgcagtggcttttgcggtgccataggccgccgccgccaccacccgcttctctccccctacctgccagagtggtccgggccatccatcgttcctgtagtgtctggcagcattccgggtggagggtgaaccggtccggactgtccttctccgggggtggtcttctccactccaggcaggctccggcctagtaacgcagcatagacgccgctgcgcagtgacgcccgtgcgaagcgacgcacctgacgtcacggcgtagcggcgtctatgcagcgtactaggccggagcctgcccggaatggagaagaggacccccggagaagaacagcccggaccggttcaccctccacccggaatgccaccggacactacagggaggttggatggcccggaccacccccattacgggtaagtttaatttttttttattgactcagagggtgggggaggggctcgaacggtatagtggtatgggcaaaaatccataccgtgggagaaaaaaaaatggtatccggttcataccggtataccgcccagcactacggtggggggtgagacgcggtgcggtgggtcggtcgCGGTGTGTCGtggggggcggtgcggtggggcggggcattatcggcaaggtaattgcagataatgcccaaaatcgtgattatcggcagataatatcggccataccgataatcggttgatccctacccAACACCCTCAAAATCTTTGCCTGAAATTTCTCCGAGCGGAAATTCTGTATTGTGCATAGACCCTAAACTACAGGGGTGGGTGAAGATGAAGACCTTCCTGCATCTTTCTAGAAGTCCTACCATCAGGCAGgggctatattaaccccttagtggCCATGCCCATTTGGGCCTCACTGCTCCAACCATTCTTTTCTTCATCTTATTCTAATAGctataataaaaatttaaataaattgacGATATATAGCCGCATCGCATGTGGGCTTGTTGAGAAGTTGTACTTTTTCTGACAGACCTGgttgattttttattattataatttttttgccagGCATATTAGCAAAAATACAACTACTTTtgcattttgtttatttttccaaCAGTATAGGATGAATAATGTtatctttttatagttcgggTTGTTACAGACATGGAGGTACTAAATAtgtatagtttattttttattattatgttatgtattatgttttttttgtacagagccccgcttgccctcagtgcacagagccccgcttgccctcagtgcacagagccctgcttcttatCAACCCTCacgtcctgtatttggactcctcagatAGCTGCAGgggcaaaaatatacatattctttaaccaatgtatattataaatatacatataatggtattatctacattatataaaaagtttttgtctacgacaggtacactttaaagcatcCCTGTcacagacatgtcagaagttttgatagACTGGGATCTGGGTATTCAGACTACTCACCAGTCATTAGAACAAGTTGGGAAACATGCGTTGCTGTGTGCTTCGTCGGCTCGCAACAATCTCCATCCAGATGCAGGAGACTGGGTCCATTATAAATCTCGGGAGCTCCTCTCCTGGCATTGAGCCGGGTGTAAAGCACACAGCCACGCACTTCTCCCAGCTTGTTCTAATGAGCAGTGGTGGTATGAAGACCCCAGctgaaacttttgacatttctctGTGACATTTCAAAAGTTAACTAACATTTTGAAATGGGTTTTCCAATAATAAGAAGTTACTATCTACTGGATAGGTGATAGCTGCTACATGGCTGACACTGACAAAGATAGTCAAGCAGTTTACTCAGCTTCCTTCATCGGTGGGAGACTGAATGGCTCTAAAGTGTGCATGATTGACCGCTGCTCCATTCAAACGAGAAACGCCACTAGCTATCGCCTGTTATCAGATAATGTTTTTAAGGTGAGAAATGCATTTTGAAGACAATTTTCTAAAATTTATCCTGAAACTTTAAAAGGGGGTTGGTTCATAATGACCCATTTCCTTATGCTCTACTAGAGCATATCGATCTCATCGAGGGGAGTTTCTAGACCCCCAActttcagtaaaaataaaaaagccagtCTGTAGTGGTGGGTTTATGTTCTGGTATCATTTGAATGTTTGTGCTGTAATGCTTCATTTGCTAAATAACAGCTGACTGCAACATCCTGGGAGTGTAACCAGCAGCATTAAACTGataagacaacccctttaaatgaattgATTTACCTctcctttttattatttaaagtcttaaaggggtacttttttttttttttttttaatcaactggtgccagaaagttaaacagatttgtaaatgacttctattaaaacatcttaatccttcctgtacttattagctgctgagtactacagcggaaattattttcttttttaaacacacagctgtctgctgacatcatgagcaaagtgctctctgctgatatctctgtccattttaggaactgtccagaacagcatatgtttgctatggggattttcttctaacctggacagttcctaaaatggacagagatggcactgagctccaaaggctgtccgagcatgctgggagttgtagttttgcaacagttgggggcacaatgcttgggaaacactggcctatgtagaggacaggagcttcttcagggtcctgtacagtacacagtgtcctaaaaaagtaacatggagtctccctcacctggtgtccaaaggagcagctaaccctgatacaggtaaagtgtacagaacatgtagtacctccctgtattgtagggggcgctaccagacacaagttagtgcatacacttcagtaatacaggggttttaccagtaaaatgcccattctgattggtcagtttttcCAGCCATTGGCATgtctatcacagatctggactgtctgtacattgtatgttgagtctggtttcaacttacaatggtccagaaaagaccattgttgaggccattgtaagttgagggatcactgtattctaaATACAGCTAAAAAAATATTCTAAGACAAAAGAAAAAAGTATATTCTTATGAATTACTGAGAAGACATACAAACCATGTACACTAATTTATCTACTTTGCATATTGTAGGTCTGGCTCAGTAATACAGTAACCACCGACATTAAAAAGGTTAATCTATAGGACCAACCTTGGTCCATATGGTGTCGAATAAGCATTTCCAAAGTAGTGTCTGTACACAAACTCATCCAGATCTTCAAAGACCCCTCCAGCGTTCGTCTGATACTCCTTCATGTCTTCAAGATAATCTtcaacatttttcacaaaatcagTGAAAAGCATCTGATCGTGAATGAAAACGCCATCTGGAAAAAATCCGTTAATAAACTGTTCTAGTTCTTCCCAGTGCTGGAAGTTGTCTACCTGTTCCTGTAAATATACTTGCATCAGGTCATTGAATTCTTCTACTCTCACAGGGTCCAAAACCTTGTTGAAGAGGCTGATGGACTCCTGGTGAGCGCAGTCATACACTCCAGAGCAGCCCTTTTTATTGGGGTAGATCTTGATCTTCTCCTCACTAGTGGATTTCCAGGACTCTGTATGTTTATACTGGTCACTGTTTTGGTCATCTTGTGGACCTCCATATTCGTGGTGACCGGCTGTTGCCTTGTGAGAGTACATCTTCTCCGCATGGGGGTTGTACTGGCGGCGCACCGTACGAGCTCCCTTGGTTTCTTCCCGCCTCCTTTCTGCATGTTTCCTATTGTAGTTTTTATCGAACATGTTTCTAGTGGTGTCTTTAAAGTGCCTGAAAGTATTTTTTACAGAATCGGAGAACTTCTTCAAATTATCCTTTACGGCTTCTTTTGCTTGTTTGATCTTTTCTTTGTGATGTCTCACAAACTCCTTGGTAGAATTCTTCATAGCATCAAAAGTATCTTTTACTGAATTAAAGAATgtatccttttccttcttttttgttTTACCTTTTGACGTTCCCTCCTTAGAGGGATCGGCTTCTTGATGTGAGTTCCCAGCTTCCAGTTTCTCATTTTGTTCCTTGGTTTCAATGTAGAGTCTTTCCcacaaatctgacctctgttgtTCGAAATTGAGTTTCTTTTCTAACTCGGTAAGACGGTCCTTCAAATGTTCTATCTCATGGTCGCTTTGGTAGGACGATGCAGATCTCCTCTTACTTATTTCCTCCAGTTCTACCCTTAGGGAGTCAGTAATTGTCCGCTCATTATCCAGCTCTTTTCTTAACAACTGCGCGTCATTTAGAAGGCTCTCCTTCTGTGTTCTAAAGGTGCGGACTTTCTGTCGTTCCTCTTTCAGATGTTCTTTTAGCTTCTGATTCTCTAACTGCATGATCTCGTGCCTTCCTTTTTCATCCAGGTTTCTGATCTGCTCTCTAAGTTTCCTGAGCTCTTCTTTTAGGGAAGATAACGCTTGTTCCTCCTTCTCCAAAGACTCCCTTAGATGTTGGTTTTCCAGTGCAAGGTTTCGATTTTGAACCTCAGTAGTTTTCAGGTTGGCTGCAATGTCGTCTGCCTCTAACTGGAATATTCAAATAGAAATTAATGACTTAATACAGTATTTGGTTTTCACTACTCACTTATAATTTTATTACATAAAAGGAAACTGACACTTATAATGAAAGCCATAGTAATGTCCTATAACTGTGATCTGAACAGCTTCTGACTAACCCCATTGACTCATATATTAGGGTCTGATCAGGGACTTTTGACAGCAAGAATAGTGCTGAAGGCTGCACTATTCCTTCTTACCAAAGTGATGACTAGTCTGATGGAatgttctagagcagtggtcttcaacctgcggacctccagatgttggctgtccgggcatgctgggagttgtagttttgcaacatctggaggtccgcaggttgaagaccactgttctagagctAGTGTAAACAGAGCCTAAGATTAATAGAGTAAAACTTAgagtaaaacttatcccctatcgcgaTCTCCTACACggcaccctggctctccccaggaaGGGAGCGCGTCGACCCCGCATGAAGCGCCGGCCAACACACCCTCTCAATGAGAGAGACGGACATACAGCTTTTgtttatctccggctctcccatagagatacatggagggggcgtttcaGCCGTCGCTTGATGCAGGAGCCGACACGCTCCCttcctggggagagccggggtgccgtgcaggagatcgcgtggggtcccagcggccggaccccaccACCATCTAAAATTtagcatagggaataagttttaccGCGCCACAGTACTCCTTCGATCATAATACAGCACTGCACAAAGTCTATCAAAAAGACCAATTTTCATAAGATAGACCTCCCAAAAAAACGGTGACCTGTAAACTATTGTTCCCTATACATGTTAAAGTGAatatgtcatcactttcatgctgcctgaataaTCAGGGTGGCTTTGATTGATAGATCTTTGCCTATAGATCTATTTATTAAGGCTGGTGGGGCAAAAAGAAGCCACCGGGGACCACCCCAATGACTCATGGTTTGGGTAGCGTGAAACGGATATGGGTTCATCTTACAATGCCTATACATATTCCAGATAGCTGAACACTAGTCATCTCTCCCGATCCCCACATACACTCAGGATGTAGTGTGAAGGGGGACAAAGCTGTTGCCAGATTTGGTGTCCGGAAATTCAACCCACCCAACCTTTCTACTGTTGCCCTTGTCAGGAGGCCACCATAtacattagagcagtgtttcccaaccagtgtgcctcaagctgtggcaaaactacaacttccagcatgcagttttgccacagcgggaggcaccctggttgggaaacactgcattagatggtCGGCTAATCTCTCTGActtttatctaatgtgtatggtcagAGTTAGTGTCATACAAATTGCATCTAATGTATCTAATGAGCTTTGATGTACGCACCCCTAAATAGTATACATGAAGCTGCCGGATTTCACAACCTAGAATACATTCTTCATATGCTGCTGTGTGAATAATTTAGTGACACCCCCTAATGTAGGGACTTTGAGATGAATGGGGTAACAATCTCATAGGGGAGAAGCCTCACTATTTTACAGAGGACAACAACTAGTGCTCAACCTAAAGCTGCAAAACTTCTAATTTTATACAATTTATACAACTTcgatccgtgccggatgactgtcgatgcggggcggaggctcgtgaggtcatggccatgcccctcaatgcaagtctcaaagccccctcccatagacttgcattgagggggcatgggtgtgacctcacgagtggggcgtgaccgtgacttcacgagcctccgccccgcatcgacagtcatccggcacggatcgaagttcgctccgtgcaccag is drawn from Hyla sarda isolate aHylSar1 chromosome 4, aHylSar1.hap1, whole genome shotgun sequence and contains these coding sequences:
- the CCPG1 gene encoding cell cycle progression protein 1 isoform X1 → MSGNSSDSESSCGWTILNHEGSDIETLPSEVGPCPDLAFDHSTTFVDNVHPDSAGVWSNEVSISNVENLHYTPEDQQGVTEQSPSCGSYTNPVSSPVNTEDHHKQGAVGEDSHCEAVSDDSDIVTLEPPKVDEVGPLEEEIPEDLSGNKDLNMSFSSSSQYTFSQPETVFPSRPSEEDSSNDEASDDSGPILRRRRSRKSTTSGSESENRAPTEQPPAPAPRTSGWMSSGLNKCIILALVIAISMGFGHFYGTIQILERQRYVEKILESELNEMKDDLHQCQREQEVTVDHEDATGQLSEDFEEKQDLMLSLESLMVKITKENHMLKQKQNELKLEADDIAANLKTTEVQNRNLALENQHLRESLEKEEQALSSLKEELRKLREQIRNLDEKGRHEIMQLENQKLKEHLKEERQKVRTFRTQKESLLNDAQLLRKELDNERTITDSLRVELEEISKRRSASSYQSDHEIEHLKDRLTELEKKLNFEQQRSDLWERLYIETKEQNEKLEAGNSHQEADPSKEGTSKGKTKKKEKDTFFNSVKDTFDAMKNSTKEFVRHHKEKIKQAKEAVKDNLKKFSDSVKNTFRHFKDTTRNMFDKNYNRKHAERRREETKGARTVRRQYNPHAEKMYSHKATAGHHEYGGPQDDQNSDQYKHTESWKSTSEEKIKIYPNKKGCSGVYDCAHQESISLFNKVLDPVRVEEFNDLMQVYLQEQVDNFQHWEELEQFINGFFPDGVFIHDQMLFTDFVKNVEDYLEDMKEYQTNAGGVFEDLDEFVYRHYFGNAYSTPYGPRKPERTTYKNSENKNHRKEEEKHQSRYKREGKWNKHGRANGRQMANVEIELGQLPFDPKY
- the CCPG1 gene encoding cell cycle progression protein 1 isoform X2, with translation MTKMSGNSSDSESSCGWTILNHEGSDIETLPSEVGPCPDLAFDHSTTFVDNVHPDSAGVWSNEVSISNVENLHYTPEDQQGVTEQSPSCGSYTNPVSSPVNTEDHHKQGAVGEDSHCEAVSDDSDIVTLEPPKVDEVGPLEEEIPEDLSGNKDLNMSFSSSSQYTFSQPETVFPSRPSEEDSSNDEASDDSGPILRRRRSRKSTTSGSESENRAPTEQPPAPAPRTSGWMSSGLNKCIILALVIAISMGFGHFYGTIQILERQRYVEKILESELNEMKDDLHQCQREQEVTVDHEDATGQLSEDFEEKQDLMLSLESLMVKITKENHMLKQKQNELKLEADDIAANLKTTEVQNRNLALENQHLRESLEKEEQALSSLKEELRKLREQIRNLDEKGRHEIMQLENQKLKEHLKEERQKVRTFRTQKESLLNDAQLLRKELDNERTITDSLRVELEEISKRRSASSYQSDHEIEHLKDRLTELEKKLNFEQQRSDLWERLYIETKEQNEKLEAGNSHQEADPSKEGTSKGKTKKKEKDTFFNSVKDTFDAMKNSTKEFVRHHKEKIKQAKEAVKDNLKKFSDSVKNTFRHFKDTTRNMFDKNYNRKHAERRREETKGARTVRRQYNPHAEKMYSHKATAGHHEYGGPQDDQNSDQYKHTESWKSTSEEKIKIYPNKKGCSGVYDCAHQESISLFNKVLDPVRVEEFNDLMQVYLQEQVDNFQHWEELEQFINGFFPDGVFIHDQMLFTDFVKNVEDYLEDMKEYQTNAGGVFEDLDEFVYRHYFGNAYSTPYGPRKPERTTYKNSENKNHRKEEEKHQSRYKREGKWNKHGRANGRQMANVEIELGQLPFDPKY